One genomic segment of Microvirga ossetica includes these proteins:
- a CDS encoding GcrA family cell cycle regulator — protein sequence MLSSLSARSCRRTTALGFHQAVDSPHRHGTHPGPHGVALVHGSDVRVMPEISEPSPRTRTTLLKLRARQCRFIVSDERSEAIFCGGETQEGSSWCPLHCRLVYAKALAGGPREPPRSVAWKSTHPDTRAEGG from the coding sequence TTGCTGTCATCGCTATCTGCACGCAGCTGCCGTAGGACGACCGCTTTAGGTTTCCATCAAGCTGTTGATAGCCCGCATCGGCATGGAACTCACCCAGGCCCTCATGGTGTTGCTCTGGTCCATGGATCGGATGTCAGAGTCATGCCTGAGATCAGCGAGCCCTCACCGCGGACCCGAACGACCCTGCTCAAGCTGCGAGCACGACAGTGCCGCTTCATCGTCTCCGACGAGCGATCCGAGGCGATCTTCTGCGGCGGCGAGACACAAGAGGGATCGAGCTGGTGCCCTTTGCATTGTCGCCTGGTTTACGCCAAGGCGCTCGCGGGTGGACCAAGGGAGCCGCCTCGGAGCGTGGCCTGGAAATCGACACATCCTGACACAAGAGCCGAGGGCGGGTGA
- the glgC gene encoding glucose-1-phosphate adenylyltransferase: MSQIPASAPLARRTMAYVLAGGRGSRLLELTDKRVKPAVYFGAKSRIIDFALSNALNSGIRHIAVATQYKAHSLIRHLQAGWNFFRHERNESFDILPASQRVSETMWYEGTADAVYQNIDIIESYHPEFIVILAGDHIYKMDYEVMLQHHVSQGADVTVGCIEVPRAEASAFGVMAVDEQDRIVSFLEKPADPPGMPDNPEMALASMGIYVFSTRVLADQLRRDASAEGSSRDFGKDIIPYLVTHGKAIAHRFTTSCVRSSGEAEAYWRDVGTLDAYWAANIDLTQAQSGLDLYDDEWPIWTNAEITPPAKVTHDDQRAEVTDTLLSGGCIVSGAVLRHSILFTRTRVCSGAHLEQAVVLPGVEIGRSARLTKVIVDRGVWIPEGLVVGEDPDFDARRFRRTDSGICLITQPMVDRVEA; encoded by the coding sequence ATGTCCCAGATCCCTGCCTCTGCCCCGCTCGCACGCCGTACCATGGCCTATGTTTTGGCCGGAGGCCGCGGCAGCCGCCTCCTCGAGCTGACTGACAAGCGGGTCAAGCCCGCGGTGTACTTCGGCGCGAAATCGCGCATCATCGACTTTGCCCTCTCGAACGCCCTCAATTCCGGCATCCGTCACATCGCCGTGGCCACCCAGTACAAGGCCCACAGCCTCATCCGGCACCTGCAGGCCGGCTGGAACTTCTTTCGGCACGAACGCAACGAGAGCTTCGACATTCTGCCGGCGAGCCAGCGCGTCTCCGAGACGATGTGGTACGAGGGCACGGCCGATGCGGTCTACCAAAACATCGACATCATCGAGAGCTATCACCCCGAGTTCATCGTGATCCTCGCGGGTGATCATATCTATAAGATGGACTACGAGGTCATGCTTCAGCATCATGTAAGCCAAGGCGCTGACGTGACGGTCGGCTGCATCGAGGTGCCGCGAGCCGAGGCCAGTGCGTTTGGCGTGATGGCGGTGGACGAGCAGGACCGTATCGTCTCATTCCTGGAGAAGCCTGCAGACCCGCCCGGCATGCCGGACAACCCGGAGATGGCGCTGGCCAGCATGGGGATCTATGTCTTCTCGACCCGAGTCCTCGCCGACCAGCTCCGGCGGGACGCTTCCGCGGAGGGTTCTAGCCGGGATTTTGGCAAGGACATCATCCCATACTTGGTCACGCATGGAAAAGCGATAGCACACCGCTTCACGACCTCCTGCGTCCGATCCTCGGGCGAGGCGGAGGCTTATTGGCGGGATGTCGGCACGCTCGATGCCTATTGGGCCGCCAACATCGACCTGACCCAGGCCCAATCGGGTCTGGATCTTTACGATGACGAGTGGCCGATCTGGACCAATGCCGAGATCACTCCGCCGGCGAAGGTGACCCATGACGACCAAAGAGCGGAGGTAACGGACACTCTCCTGTCTGGTGGCTGCATCGTATCAGGGGCCGTCTTGCGGCACTCAATCCTGTTCACGCGCACACGGGTTTGCAGCGGCGCCCATCTGGAGCAGGCGGTTGTGTTGCCCGGCGTCGAGATCGGCCGATCGGCCCGGCTGACGAAAGTCATTGTCGATCGCGGCGTGTGGATCCCGGAGGGTCTGGTGGTTGGAGAGGATCCGGATTTTGACGCGCGGCGTTTCCGGCGCACCGACAGCGGCATCTGCCTGATCACGCAGCCGATGGTTGACCGGGTTGAAGCATGA
- a CDS encoding alpha/beta hydrolase family esterase, translating to MRPKLPITRLLKAQRRWAKKTLRTVTATSRKLIVKPRKTKPKKSRLVEIVSFGSNPGNLRMLIYVPPLLPARAPLVVVLHGCLQTARDYDEGSGWSLLAQRHGFLLLYAEQSRTNNPNRCFNWFQSHDARRGSGEALSIRQMITRMRRSHSIDPGRIFITGLSAGGAMASVMLATYPEVFAGGGIIAGLPYGAASSLRQVVTAMKKPQARTAQQWGDLVRSASSHTGPRPTVSIWHGTADRTVAAANAAALLSQWTNVHGVDEDVFRQASLAGHRHRTWSNRKGEAVVELCLIEGMGHGTPVRRTKAQASARGAEHFMLDVGLSSPLHLAKSWGLVHRKRGRGRM from the coding sequence ATGCGACCGAAGCTTCCGATTACCCGCCTTCTGAAAGCTCAGCGCCGGTGGGCGAAGAAGACCCTTCGCACGGTGACCGCGACCTCGCGCAAGCTCATCGTCAAGCCGCGCAAGACCAAACCTAAGAAGAGTAGGCTCGTCGAGATTGTCTCCTTCGGGTCCAACCCGGGCAATCTCCGAATGCTGATCTACGTTCCACCGCTGCTACCCGCCAGAGCGCCTCTGGTTGTCGTGCTGCATGGCTGCCTACAGACGGCGCGCGACTACGACGAGGGCAGCGGCTGGTCGTTGCTGGCCCAGCGGCACGGCTTTCTCCTTCTCTATGCCGAGCAGTCCCGCACCAACAACCCAAACCGTTGTTTCAACTGGTTCCAGTCCCACGATGCCCGACGGGGCTCGGGCGAGGCGTTGTCGATCCGCCAGATGATCACCCGCATGCGACGGAGCCACAGCATCGACCCTGGTCGGATCTTTATCACCGGGCTCTCGGCGGGCGGCGCCATGGCCTCGGTGATGCTGGCCACCTATCCCGAGGTCTTTGCCGGGGGCGGGATCATCGCCGGTCTGCCCTACGGTGCCGCGTCCAGTCTGCGCCAGGTCGTGACTGCCATGAAGAAGCCGCAGGCGCGCACCGCCCAGCAATGGGGTGATCTTGTCCGCTCGGCGTCATCTCACACAGGCCCGCGGCCGACGGTGTCGATCTGGCATGGCACGGCGGATCGGACCGTTGCAGCCGCCAATGCAGCCGCTTTGCTCAGCCAATGGACAAACGTGCATGGCGTCGACGAGGACGTCTTTAGGCAAGCGTCACTGGCAGGCCACCGCCACCGGACTTGGTCGAACCGAAAGGGGGAGGCGGTTGTCGAGCTGTGCCTCATCGAGGGCATGGGTCATGGCACGCCGGTGCGCCGGACAAAGGCGCAGGCCAGCGCGCGAGGCGCCGAGCACTTCATGCTGGATGTGGGCCTGTCGTCCCCGCTTCATCTGGCGAAATCGTGGGGCCTTGTTCACCGCAAGCGAGGCAGAGGCAGGATGTGA
- a CDS encoding dodecin, whose protein sequence is MSDHVYKIVELVGSSETSIEDAIQTAIKRAGQALRNLQWFEVVQTRGHIENGEVRYYQVVLKAGFTLEDA, encoded by the coding sequence ATGTCGGATCATGTCTACAAGATCGTCGAACTTGTTGGCTCCTCTGAAACCAGTATCGAGGATGCCATCCAGACGGCGATCAAGCGTGCCGGCCAGGCGTTGAGAAATCTGCAATGGTTTGAGGTCGTGCAAACCCGCGGGCATATCGAGAACGGGGAGGTCCGATATTATCAGGTCGTGCTCAAGGCGGGATTTACCCTCGAGGACGCGTGA
- the nadC gene encoding carboxylating nicotinate-nucleotide diphosphorylase — MKPTVTTQDVLAPLPRLLVEPIVRAALLEDLGRAGDITTDAVIPADARLRGAIVARESGVVAGVDAALLAFTLIDPTITVAADRPDGSRVERGEAVLQADGSARSILSAERVALNLVCRMSGIATATAALVDAVRPHGHARIVCTRKTTPGLRSLEKHAVRAGGGSNHRFGLDDAVLIKDNHIAIAGSVRRALERARATVGHLVKIEIEVDTLDQLDEVLEVGVDAILLDNMSPDTLSEAVRRVNKRAITEASGRITAAIAPAIAATGVDLISTGWITHSAPILDLGLDVA; from the coding sequence ATGAAACCGACAGTCACCACACAGGACGTTCTGGCTCCGCTCCCGCGCCTGCTGGTAGAACCCATTGTGCGCGCCGCGCTGCTCGAGGATCTGGGCCGGGCTGGGGACATTACGACGGATGCTGTCATTCCCGCGGACGCCAGACTGCGGGGGGCCATTGTGGCCCGTGAGTCCGGCGTGGTCGCAGGCGTCGATGCGGCGCTTCTGGCGTTCACTCTGATCGACCCTACCATCACAGTTGCCGCCGACCGGCCCGATGGCAGCCGCGTGGAACGTGGAGAAGCGGTTCTGCAAGCGGATGGTTCGGCCCGGAGCATTCTCTCGGCGGAGCGCGTGGCTCTGAACCTCGTCTGTAGGATGTCAGGCATCGCAACAGCGACCGCGGCTCTCGTTGATGCCGTTCGCCCCCATGGACATGCGCGGATTGTCTGTACGCGCAAGACCACACCCGGACTGCGCTCGCTCGAGAAGCATGCCGTCCGGGCCGGAGGCGGATCGAACCACCGCTTCGGGCTCGATGATGCCGTTCTAATCAAGGACAACCACATCGCCATCGCCGGAAGCGTTCGGCGAGCCTTGGAGCGGGCGCGAGCAACTGTGGGCCATCTCGTGAAGATCGAGATCGAGGTCGATACCCTCGATCAGCTGGATGAGGTGTTGGAGGTTGGCGTTGATGCGATCCTTCTCGACAATATGAGCCCGGACACGCTGTCAGAGGCTGTGCGGCGAGTGAATAAGCGTGCCATCACAGAGGCCTCAGGCCGGATCACGGCAGCAATTGCACCCGCAATCGCAGCCACAGGTGTCGATCTGATCTCGACAGGCTGGATCACACACAGCGCACCGATCCTCGATCTCGGCTTGGACGTCGCCTGA
- a CDS encoding L-aspartate oxidase: MRPANPSDRVVVVGGGIAGLATALHLAPLPVTLLVAAALGQQASTPLAQGGIAAALGADDHPALHAADTLQAGAGLSDPDVAARVAAAAPSCIEWLVAQGAAFDRTTSGDDLILGLEAAHSRRRIAHAHGDRTGKRVLDALIHAVRNAPSVQIMEHHRVTELALDVNGAVAGVFCFPWRTEGGDEPILIPGRAVVLATGGLGGLYAHTTNPLSAHGGGLALAARAGVVLRDLEFVQFHPTAIAVGLDPMPLATEALRGEGARLVNSHGEHFMQSIPGAELAPRDVVARAIFAQIQSGERVFLDTRHVLGEQVTTKFPGVTALCRAAGLDPVRDPIPVRPAAHYHMGGIQVDDQGRCSVEGLWAGGEVASTGLHGANRLASNSLLEALAYAAWVAEDIRAMESRAATGQLPSSSLAVSHRPGSYQRSACLQQIRSVMDLQVGVLRDEAGLQAAIGHLRALMRNANAADIHDAAMVSLMIAVSAVSRNESRGAHQRLDHRGLVPEQHTEMTLDQALRLAAEIDNETAALARRVA; encoded by the coding sequence ATGAGACCAGCCAATCCGAGCGACCGTGTCGTGGTCGTGGGTGGCGGCATCGCAGGACTGGCAACAGCCCTGCACCTGGCGCCGCTGCCGGTGACCCTGCTTGTGGCGGCTGCATTGGGGCAGCAGGCCTCCACGCCTCTGGCGCAGGGTGGCATCGCGGCCGCTCTTGGAGCGGACGACCACCCTGCCCTGCATGCCGCCGACACTCTTCAGGCTGGCGCTGGTCTCAGCGATCCTGATGTCGCTGCTCGGGTCGCAGCCGCCGCGCCTTCGTGCATTGAATGGCTGGTTGCTCAAGGTGCAGCCTTCGATCGAACCACGTCGGGTGATGACCTGATCTTGGGACTGGAAGCCGCGCATTCGCGCCGGCGGATTGCCCATGCGCATGGTGATAGAACCGGCAAACGTGTTCTGGACGCACTCATCCATGCCGTCAGGAACGCTCCCTCCGTTCAGATCATGGAGCACCACCGGGTCACGGAACTGGCCTTGGACGTCAATGGCGCAGTGGCCGGTGTGTTCTGCTTCCCTTGGCGAACCGAAGGCGGGGATGAGCCGATCCTGATCCCCGGCCGGGCCGTGGTGCTGGCGACAGGTGGCCTTGGAGGCCTTTACGCGCATACAACCAATCCCCTAAGCGCTCACGGTGGGGGCTTGGCGCTGGCAGCCCGCGCGGGTGTTGTCCTGCGCGATCTCGAGTTCGTTCAGTTCCATCCCACGGCCATAGCGGTCGGTCTCGATCCGATGCCGTTGGCAACCGAGGCCCTACGTGGTGAAGGGGCAAGGCTCGTTAACAGCCATGGTGAACACTTCATGCAAAGCATTCCCGGAGCGGAACTGGCGCCGCGTGATGTGGTGGCGCGGGCGATCTTTGCCCAGATTCAATCGGGAGAACGCGTGTTCCTCGACACGCGTCACGTGCTTGGCGAGCAGGTCACCACGAAGTTTCCGGGCGTGACGGCGCTGTGTCGGGCCGCCGGCCTCGATCCGGTTCGTGATCCGATTCCCGTGCGCCCGGCCGCCCATTACCACATGGGCGGAATCCAGGTCGATGATCAGGGCCGCTGTTCTGTCGAAGGGCTCTGGGCCGGCGGCGAGGTCGCGTCAACAGGCCTGCATGGGGCCAATCGGTTGGCGAGCAACTCGCTGCTTGAGGCGCTGGCCTATGCGGCGTGGGTTGCGGAGGACATCAGGGCAATGGAAAGTCGAGCGGCAACGGGCCAGCTGCCCTCATCTTCCCTTGCTGTGTCGCATCGACCTGGCTCCTATCAGCGGTCTGCGTGTCTGCAGCAAATCCGGTCGGTCATGGACCTACAGGTTGGCGTGCTCCGTGACGAGGCTGGACTTCAAGCAGCCATCGGTCACCTGCGTGCGCTCATGCGCAATGCAAACGCGGCAGATATACACGATGCTGCAATGGTCAGCCTGATGATCGCAGTATCAGCGGTTAGCCGGAATGAGAGCCGGGGGGCTCATCAGCGGCTCGATCACCGGGGCCTAGTGCCGGAACAGCATACCGAAATGACCCTCGATCAAGCGCTGCGCCTCGCGGCTGAGATCGATAACGAGACAGCCGCACTTGCCAGGAGAGTTGCATGA
- the nadA gene encoding quinolinate synthase NadA yields the protein MSAAASMVSASLPLPDLYARVRHHVPAIEWPVFANDIEAILALKREHNAVILAHNYQTPEIFHTVADIVGDSLALAREAVNTDADVIVLAGVHFMAETAKLLNPNKTVLVPDAEAGCSLADSITAEDVRQLRARYPGVPVVTYVNTSAAVKAESDICCTSGNAKKVIESLGVDRVIMLPDEFLAQNTAAQVPGVEIITWAGHCEVHERFTAEDIREVRASYPDVVVLAHPEAPPEVVAEADFAGSTAAMADFVGEKRPARVALVTECSMSDNVAALYPEVEFVRPCNLCPHMKRITLPKIRRALELRQHEVTIDPAVAGRARLAVERMLAVS from the coding sequence ATGTCCGCTGCTGCTTCGATGGTGTCTGCGTCCCTCCCCCTGCCCGACCTCTACGCGCGGGTCAGACATCATGTTCCGGCGATCGAGTGGCCAGTCTTTGCCAATGACATTGAGGCGATCCTTGCGCTCAAGCGCGAACACAATGCCGTCATTCTGGCCCACAATTATCAGACGCCGGAGATCTTCCACACGGTGGCGGACATTGTCGGCGACAGCCTGGCCCTGGCCCGTGAAGCCGTGAATACGGATGCCGACGTGATTGTGCTCGCCGGTGTGCACTTCATGGCGGAGACCGCCAAACTCCTCAATCCGAACAAGACAGTCCTCGTTCCGGATGCGGAGGCCGGCTGCTCCCTCGCCGATTCGATCACAGCCGAAGACGTGCGCCAGCTGCGGGCACGCTACCCGGGCGTACCTGTCGTCACCTATGTGAACACGTCCGCCGCCGTAAAGGCGGAATCGGACATCTGCTGCACGTCAGGCAACGCCAAGAAGGTCATCGAGTCCCTCGGGGTTGATCGCGTGATCATGCTGCCGGATGAGTTCCTGGCACAAAACACAGCAGCTCAGGTGCCAGGCGTGGAGATCATCACCTGGGCCGGCCACTGCGAAGTGCACGAGCGCTTTACCGCGGAGGACATCCGTGAAGTGCGTGCGAGCTACCCGGATGTGGTGGTGCTGGCTCACCCGGAAGCGCCGCCGGAAGTGGTGGCGGAAGCCGACTTTGCCGGATCGACCGCCGCAATGGCCGACTTCGTTGGCGAGAAGCGCCCGGCCCGTGTCGCGCTCGTGACCGAGTGCTCGATGAGCGACAACGTGGCAGCTCTCTATCCCGAGGTCGAGTTCGTTCGGCCCTGCAACCTGTGTCCGCACATGAAGCGCATCACGCTGCCCAAGATCCGGCGGGCGTTGGAGTTGCGTCAGCACGAGGTCACGATCGACCCGGCAGTGGCCGGGCGGGCGCGGCTGGCGGTCGAGCGTATGCTCGCTGTAAGCTGA
- a CDS encoding NUDIX hydrolase: protein MASSSPARQPKTRVPPHASPTVDLSAAIMAATPDEPRVLTVRIDQHDGLPSGPLRSEHRTLETGLRTWVAEQTQLTLGYVEQLYTFGDRYRAEAVDAGGGHTLSIAYLALVREARPAGLAHAAWRNWYSYLPWEDWREGRPKALDVIEPRLKAWARSRGKSLRQFREERIELTFGFGSETWTDERVLERYELLFEAGLVPEALREVGAQASSTVRLAPGQPMALDHRRILATGIGRLRGKIKYRPVIFELMPASFTLLELQKTVEALSGVRLHKQNFRRLVEVQGLVEETGEITTETGGRPARLVRFRREVLIERPAPGVRLPRLR, encoded by the coding sequence ATGGCCTCTTCCTCCCCCGCTCGGCAACCAAAGACCCGCGTGCCGCCTCATGCATCTCCAACCGTGGATCTCAGTGCTGCTATCATGGCGGCCACGCCCGACGAGCCACGGGTTCTCACTGTCCGGATCGATCAGCATGACGGCTTACCCTCTGGGCCGTTGCGATCCGAGCACCGGACGCTGGAGACGGGATTACGCACGTGGGTGGCGGAGCAGACTCAGCTGACCTTGGGCTATGTCGAGCAGCTGTATACCTTTGGCGATCGCTACCGGGCCGAAGCCGTCGATGCGGGGGGCGGCCATACCCTATCGATTGCCTACCTTGCGCTGGTGCGCGAGGCTCGGCCCGCCGGACTGGCGCATGCTGCCTGGCGGAACTGGTACAGCTATCTCCCATGGGAGGACTGGCGCGAGGGCCGACCCAAGGCCCTGGATGTAATCGAGCCGCGCCTGAAGGCCTGGGCTCGGTCCCGTGGCAAATCCCTGCGACAATTCCGCGAGGAGCGGATCGAGCTTACCTTCGGGTTTGGGTCCGAGACCTGGACCGATGAACGTGTTCTGGAGCGCTACGAGCTCCTGTTTGAGGCCGGCCTCGTTCCAGAGGCGTTGCGTGAGGTTGGGGCGCAGGCGAGCTCCACCGTGCGGCTCGCGCCCGGTCAGCCGATGGCGCTTGACCATCGCCGTATCCTAGCCACAGGCATCGGGCGTCTGCGGGGTAAGATCAAATACCGGCCGGTGATCTTCGAACTCATGCCTGCCTCGTTCACGCTTCTGGAACTCCAGAAGACTGTTGAGGCCCTGTCCGGCGTCCGGCTTCACAAGCAGAACTTCCGCCGCCTGGTCGAAGTTCAGGGTCTGGTCGAGGAAACCGGCGAGATCACAACCGAAACAGGCGGGCGTCCTGCCCGGCTCGTGCGCTTCCGGCGCGAAGTGCTGATCGAGCGACCGGCCCCCGGTGTGCGACTGCCCCGCTTAAGGTGA
- a CDS encoding WGR domain-containing protein → MGDPEQGRGRFFSLMTERDLFGTIRLVRNWGPVGSEGREQVEIFPNETEAAQALETWATAQRQKGYTDL, encoded by the coding sequence ATCGGCGATCCGGAGCAGGGCAGGGGGCGATTTTTCAGCCTGATGACCGAACGTGACCTGTTCGGCACCATCCGGCTCGTCCGCAACTGGGGGCCGGTCGGCTCCGAGGGCCGGGAGCAGGTCGAGATCTTCCCCAATGAAACGGAAGCGGCTCAGGCTTTGGAGACCTGGGCCACAGCCCAGCGGCAAAAGGGCTATACGGATCTTTGA
- a CDS encoding ABC transporter substrate-binding protein, with protein MWVNEPTTLTSAYTSAGQTYYTSGKIFDGLVEYDFDMKPKPKLATSWDLSADGLTLRFTLRNDVKWHDGKPFTSSDLQYSALEVWRKLHPRGRSTWANLADVETPNATTAIFRFSKPSPYVLNALISPEAQVLPRHLYEGKDVLTNPANIAPVGNGPFRFKEWQRGDYILLERNPDYWNKGKPYLDQIIYRVIPDAASRSVAFEANEIDIGGGIPISLADARRLEKIPTLEIPERGAEAYGNNTFLEVNVRRPHLQDKRVRRALLHSLDRNFILKNIFFNFGQVATGPIPYTIGTFYTADVPKYEYSLDKANSLLDEAGQKRSADGTRFKMTIDVLPFGEYYFRLADYLKQQLTLLGIVAEIRNADFATYYRRIYTDYDFDITCSGASALTDPTIGVQRFFWSKNIIKGVPFSNGTGYSNPEVDAILEAAQTEIDPQKRVALFHQFQQKVVDDLPILPMCDVPYFTVKNRAVKNTEISPFGISDNFAEAYIEG; from the coding sequence ATGTGGGTCAACGAGCCGACAACGTTGACGAGCGCCTATACGTCGGCAGGCCAGACCTATTACACCTCCGGCAAGATCTTCGATGGCCTCGTCGAGTACGATTTCGACATGAAGCCAAAGCCGAAGCTGGCAACCTCATGGGACCTTTCGGCGGATGGTCTAACTCTGCGCTTCACCCTTCGGAACGACGTGAAATGGCACGATGGCAAACCCTTCACGTCGAGTGACCTGCAATATTCGGCGCTCGAGGTCTGGCGGAAACTCCATCCGCGCGGGCGTTCGACGTGGGCGAACCTGGCTGACGTGGAAACACCCAATGCCACCACCGCAATCTTTCGGTTTTCAAAGCCCTCGCCCTACGTGCTCAACGCACTGATCAGCCCGGAAGCACAGGTGCTGCCGCGCCATCTCTATGAGGGCAAGGATGTCCTGACAAATCCGGCCAACATTGCCCCGGTAGGGAATGGCCCGTTCAGGTTCAAGGAATGGCAGCGTGGCGATTATATCCTTCTCGAGCGCAATCCGGACTATTGGAACAAGGGTAAGCCCTATCTCGACCAGATCATCTACCGCGTCATCCCAGACGCCGCCTCCCGCTCCGTCGCCTTCGAGGCGAATGAAATCGATATCGGTGGAGGTATTCCGATCTCGCTTGCGGACGCGAGGCGGCTGGAGAAGATCCCGACGCTGGAAATTCCCGAGCGTGGGGCTGAGGCATATGGCAACAACACGTTTCTGGAAGTGAATGTCCGGCGCCCTCATCTCCAGGACAAGCGTGTGCGTCGGGCGCTTCTGCACAGCCTGGATCGCAATTTCATCCTCAAGAACATTTTCTTTAATTTCGGTCAGGTCGCGACGGGGCCGATTCCCTATACGATCGGCACCTTCTACACAGCTGACGTACCCAAATACGAGTATAGTCTCGACAAGGCGAATAGCCTGCTGGACGAGGCCGGCCAGAAGCGTAGCGCCGATGGCACCCGTTTCAAGATGACGATCGATGTCCTCCCCTTCGGCGAGTACTACTTCAGGCTGGCTGATTATCTGAAGCAGCAACTCACCTTGCTGGGGATCGTGGCTGAGATTCGCAACGCCGATTTCGCGACCTATTACAGGCGGATCTATACAGATTACGATTTCGATATCACCTGCAGTGGTGCGTCCGCGCTTACCGACCCCACCATCGGCGTCCAGAGGTTCTTCTGGTCGAAAAACATCATCAAGGGCGTCCCGTTTTCGAACGGCACCGGCTACAGCAATCCTGAGGTCGACGCCATTCTAGAGGCAGCCCAGACAGAAATCGATCCGCAGAAGCGCGTGGCGCTCTTCCACCAATTCCAGCAGAAGGTCGTTGACGATCTACCGATCCTGCCGATGTGTGATGTGCCGTACTTCACGGTGAAGAACAGGGCCGTGAAGAACACGGAGATTTCACCCTTCGGGATCAGCGACAACTTCGCCGAAGCATATATCGAGGGCTGA
- a CDS encoding ABC transporter permease yields the protein MTSYFQVILSRIVQAAITVLGIVAINFVVLNLAPGDMAEVMAGQAGGAGEGYIEQIRAQFGLDQPLIVRFGHYLANLLQFDLGYSFSRNLPVSTVLFERLPATLLLMGSAIGLAFLIGGVLGAFAARRANSFADTIISVISVLGYATPLFWLGLMMVLLFTIKLGWLPSSGMRTIGSRATGWAAFFDLVRHAAMPTVTLALFYIAVFTRLMRASVLQVSGLDFVTTARAKGATEGQVYRHHIYGNAILPVVTMLGVQIGSMLGGSVVVETIFGWPGLGRLTFDAIFSRDVNLLLGVLFLSSLLVVAVNLIVDLLYTWLDPRIALAS from the coding sequence ATGACCTCTTACTTTCAGGTTATCCTGAGCCGCATCGTCCAAGCGGCGATAACGGTTCTCGGCATCGTGGCCATCAACTTCGTTGTCCTCAATCTGGCGCCTGGAGATATGGCAGAGGTGATGGCCGGTCAGGCGGGGGGGGCAGGCGAGGGATATATCGAGCAGATCCGTGCGCAGTTCGGTCTCGACCAGCCTCTCATCGTGCGGTTTGGACACTACCTCGCCAACCTCCTTCAGTTCGATCTCGGCTATTCCTTCTCTCGCAATCTTCCGGTTTCAACCGTCCTGTTCGAACGCCTCCCCGCAACCCTCCTGCTGATGGGGAGTGCCATCGGGCTGGCCTTCCTCATTGGAGGCGTGCTCGGAGCCTTTGCTGCGCGCCGTGCAAACTCATTCGCCGATACGATCATCTCGGTGATCTCCGTCCTCGGCTATGCGACACCCTTATTCTGGCTCGGTTTGATGATGGTGCTCCTGTTTACGATCAAGCTGGGATGGCTTCCCTCAAGCGGTATGCGTACGATCGGCAGTCGTGCGACTGGCTGGGCCGCTTTCTTCGATTTGGTTCGCCATGCAGCCATGCCGACCGTGACCCTTGCGCTGTTCTATATTGCTGTCTTCACCCGTCTCATGCGGGCGTCGGTCCTTCAGGTTTCCGGGCTGGATTTCGTCACCACCGCGCGCGCGAAGGGGGCGACCGAAGGTCAGGTCTACCGCCACCATATCTATGGAAACGCCATTCTTCCCGTAGTCACGATGCTCGGGGTGCAGATTGGAAGCATGCTCGGCGGCTCCGTCGTGGTGGAGACGATCTTCGGCTGGCCCGGTCTGGGGCGCCTCACTTTCGATGCGATCTTCTCACGGGATGTGAATCTGTTGCTGGGCGTGCTGTTCTTGTCGTCACTGCTGGTTGTAGCGGTTAACCTGATCGTGGATCTTCTTTACACGTGGCTTGACCCACGGATAGCGCTCGCCTCATGA